The genomic segment ACTACGGCTTGCTGATCGGCTCCAGCAGCCAACATTTGAGCGGCTACAGTCATGCTCTTGGCGGTAGTCTGAGTATTGCAGAAACGATTGGTATTACTAATAATACCCGCAAACAATCCGGTAGCTACACCTGAGTCTAGTAAATTTTGACCCATTGATTCAAATAATGCTACTAGGATCTCCGAAACACTACTTGCTCTTTGGTCTACAAAATTAATACTACCGTAATTGGTATTATTTCTATGATAGTCAATGTTGATCAAATGGTAGCCATCAAATATTGTCGGATATTTTTCTTGCAATCTATCAATTTTTGAAAAATCACTAACCCCTAAGGCGACTACTAAATCAAAATTAAAGGTACCATACTTGTATTCTATGGTCTCTGGATCTATCTGACCCTGATCTGGCATCACACTGATTAACAATCTTCCATCCTCGAGCTTGTAATGCAATCTTTGCAAATGATGATCATCGAGCTTCAGGCTAATAATCAATTCTCTAGAACTCTCTGGTGAGGTAGCAATATTATCAGTATTAATGACCTCTGCCACCTTTGGCAACGGATCAGTCACTACCACTAGACTGGTCTTACCGACCTTACGCATCACATTCTCAAATGCTACCACACCCGCTATCTGGTCATTGTTGGGGTTTTTAGCAGTAACTACCAAGATATTATTAGCCTCGGCCAAAAGCGTATTGATTTGCTGTTTAGGATTGATGGGCTTTACCCTATCTTGCTGTACCTGATTCATCCGTCTTACCATACCACATTAACCTATATTTTACAATAATAAGCCAAGGAATGCACTTCGAGGTGACACCTCAACCACTTTTGGTGATACAAAAAACTACAGTTATCTATATTATAACCTAAAGATATCGATTTGTACGGTGTCACCTTGCCTCTTAGGCATCCCTCTGTATGCTTATCTCTGCAGTATCTTGGTGACTATTTGTGAAGATTTGCTTAAACACATGACTAAGTATAAGATAAAAATAACTATTATTTAATATATTAAATTTATGCTAAGCGATATTATCACCTGGCTATTTCCTGATAGCTGTCTATCTTGTGATTCTGAGGGCGAATTACTTTGTTTAGGTTGTCAACTTAAGCTAAAGGCTCACCCAGAAATCTGTTTTAAATGCAAAAAACCCCAATCACCTCCAGGCTATTGTAGTAGCTGTCAGATCAATTCGACGCTGCTCTCACTCAAGGCTTGTTACCAATTTGATGACCCTACAAAGAGACTGGTCTATGCGGCCAAGTATCAGCTTAATCCAAATGCCCCAAGGCTAATAGGTCAGTTAATACTTGACCGATTAACGCCAGTCTTCTGGCAAGATTTTGACCTGATTAGTTATATACCGAGTAGTAAGCAGAAGCTTCGCTTGCGGGGTAGCAATATTGTAAGAACTATTAGTCACAGCCTATCGACTAGTTCTGGCCTACCAATCATCCCGCTGCTCAATAGGGTCAATAATTATGAGCTCGTGGGTCTAAATAGAACTGATAGGGTAAGAGCGATAAATGGTAGCTTTGAGTTAGTGCCCAAGATGAGCTCAGCCAATTTGACCGGTCTTCGAGTGTTGATAATCGATGATGTCTTGACCTCTGGAGCAACCCTACAGGAGGCTGCTAAGACTTTATCTAGATATGGTTTACAGGTATCAGGACTGGTCTTTGCCCACAGGCTTGATTGACAAACTAATTTTCACACACCTGTTTTTTGTCACCTGAATACTCTTCCGTATTGTCATCTCTAGACTTTTATATTAATCTTTTTACTTTTTCATCCTCCGAAACCCGAAGGGTTTATGAGAGATCTACCCTTCTATTGAGATTTGGATAGTTAGTTGATGCAGAATGCTAGATCTTCCATAATTTCTTGCAGAAATTTGAAAGACGACAAGAGGGTATGGGGGTCAGGGGTGACGAGAAGGGGGCTACAAAACTCAGATAATGACATAAAGTGTCATCCTCTGATTGTCCGGAGAACAATACGGGAAACCAGCATTTTGTATTTGTATTCGTCGTGCTTGAAGCAGGGCTTCCGATGTCCAAATATATCAGAACGAAACAACCGTGATAATTAAGACTGACCAGGTATTTTTAGCTCTGAATCTCCACTTTTGCCCCATACGGGAGGGTTGAAAAATTCAAAGATGGGGATAGAAGGATCCGGGACAGAAACTACTAAAGATAGCTGTTATTTTGGATTTGGTTTTGAGTTGAGGTTGCTATATAATAGGATTAACCTTTTAATTTAATCTTTTTAATAATAATGAAAAAATCCCAACAAGTGGTTGGTAGAAATGATTTACTAGAAATCTATACAGATGGAGCTAGCAGGGGCAATCCAGGCAAGGGCTCCGGTGGATTTGTTTTCTTGGTCAATGGCAGTGTCATCTACCGAGATGCCCAGTACTTCGGAGATATTACCAACAACCAAGCAGAGTATCGTGCCTTACAATGTGCCCTAGATGTGGCACTAGAGTATACTCGTTGGAGAATAAAAATCTATTCAGATAGTCAAATCATGATCAATCAGCTCAATAAACAATGGAGGATCAAAGATCAAGCCCTCAAGTATCTTTATCGCCAGACTATGTTTGCCTCACTAGCTTTTGAATCTGTCGAATACCTGCATGTATCTCGTAATAATCCCTATATATCTGAGGCTGATCGACTCTGCAATAGCTGCCTGGATGAAAAACTAGGGCTTGGACTATAGCAGGCTAATGCCTTTCTACAAGTAGTGAGTTTCTTGCCAATCTTTTTTCACCCGGATGGTAAGGTGTGTTACCAAGTTCCAGCTATTTAATTAATGAATCCTACCCAACCCCAGCTCGACATAAGAGTCTCCCCTGAATTCGCCTAGATAACAGGAGGTAAGTCCTGCTATTATCTAGTCATATACAAATTAAAAACAAAGGAGACACATATATTGGCCTAATCGTACCTTTAAGAGCTACTATAACCACTGTATTGGAAAGTATCACAGATCAGATTTCCCAAGACTAGTCAGCTATACTAGGCTTCTAGAACTAAAGCAGAATGCCTTAGTTCCTCTGTTCTTCTTGTTAGCCAGTCTACTTGGGTCTGGAAAGGGGATTAACTTTATTGACCCTACATCAATCAAGGCCTGTAATAATCGAAGGATATGGAGGCATAAGGTATTTGGGGGTTTAGCTAAGAGAGGTAAGCCTAGTATAGGTTGGTTCTTTGGCTTCAAGCTTCATCTCATAGTTAATCACAAGGGTGAGATAGTATCCTATTCTCTGATAGAGGATATGTATCAAAGGAGCTGTTTCAGAGACTACTTGATAAGGGAATCAAACTAGTAACTGGCATCAAGAAAAACATGAAAAATCAGCTAATGCCTCCCTGGGAGAAGTTAGTACTTAGAAAGAGAGGTATTGTCGAGACTATCAATGACCAGCTCAAGAATATCTCTCAAATAGAGCATAATAGACACCGCAGCCCAATCAACTTTATAGTCAACCTACTAGCAGGACTAACAGCCTATCAACTTAGATCCATCAAACCACAGCTTAAGCTAACCAAGAAGAAAGAGAGGCTGTTGGCTGGGGTTAAACTAAATCCTGCAAAGAATATTCCCTACTTAGCTGCATTAAGAAACTATGTGAACTCTATCATCAGATTGATACTTATTGAAAACAACGCTCTTACCGGTAATTCTACAAGGTTCAATAGCTACTTTTCCTTCTAGGATCATATCTTTAAATACTCGTAATACAGCTTCTCGATTGGTAGTAGCTAGGTTTGATTTAGGGTCAATAATCACGCCTAGTTGATACCCTTCCGGAAGCGCATCTTTAGAAACTGAGATAATTGTCTCTACAATACTATCCACATCATATCTACTAAGAGTAGAAACAAGAGGATTGACTGCTCGCAATACTTTGAGAGGTATTCTAATCCCCTCTTCTGTAGTTGTCGCCGTATCCAGTAATAAAAAATTGCCTAATACTTTATTTGTTTTGGTCTCTACCATTGTTACCACCTGAGCAGATTCTGGAACAATATTGCCAGATGAGGAGTAACATGCATCTCCAATTGCGCCTGCCACAGTTCTCATAAATAAAGATGAGTTTTGTATGAAACCAATTTCTTCTGTGCCCACTATACTACCCTTATTATTAAGATATTCTTGATACCACTTGTCATACCTTGGAAATTTAAGTACATCTTCATTAATCCATTTATTTTCACCCGCTACCCCTATTCCCCAAAATTCTTGCAAGATATTATGACGTAAAAAATCTACAAGAGCTATAGTTTGATCGATACCCAAAGTCAAAGATTGATTATCATCTTTAATACTATCAATGATTGATCTTATACCTTCGGGAATATGTTCTGTATGAATGTATGTAGCTAATAATAAAGCTCTAAGTTTTTGCATCTGCTCTTGATTAGCATAACAAGAGAGTTCTCCGATAAGCACTATACTATTTAGTTGTTGCAGCTTGTCTGATGTATCAATATTGATATTTGATATATCTTGTGCAACTTGATCATTTATCCAGATATCACTAGTTAGAATTTCTTGCCTTAAATCATCTAGTTCCACTGCCAGGATATTTGGGCTATTAAGTCCCTGTTTGTTGATATTGATAGCTTGTAATAGGCTTGCTACCAAGGAGGATATTTCCAAGCCTGCATCTTCAGGGATAGTGGTATCCGCCCTATTTGCTTTAGTTTTGGCTACTTCCCTATGAAATATTTGGCTTGCTTCAGTTTCATTAGCTAATAATAATCTTCTTAGCTCCTCATTACTAATACTAAGGGCCCATTGACCTCT from the Candidatus Saccharibacteria bacterium genome contains:
- a CDS encoding transposase; the encoded protein is MLFSDRGYVSKELFQRLLDKGIKLVTGIKKNMKNQLMPPWEKLVLRKRGIVETINDQLKNISQIEHNRHRSPINFIVNLLAGLTAYQLRSIKPQLKLTKKKERLLAGVKLNPAKNIPYLAALRNYVNSIIRLILIENNALTGNSTRFNSYFSF
- a CDS encoding DHH family phosphoesterase; translated protein: MNQVQQDRVKPINPKQQINTLLAEANNILVVTAKNPNNDQIAGVVAFENVMRKVGKTSLVVVTDPLPKVAEVINTDNIATSPESSRELIISLKLDDHHLQRLHYKLEDGRLLISVMPDQGQIDPETIEYKYGTFNFDLVVALGVSDFSKIDRLQEKYPTIFDGYHLINIDYHRNNTNYGSINFVDQRASSVSEILVALFESMGQNLLDSGVATGLFAGIISNTNRFCNTQTTAKSMTVAAQMLAAGADQQAVV
- a CDS encoding ribonuclease HI family protein is translated as MKKSQQVVGRNDLLEIYTDGASRGNPGKGSGGFVFLVNGSVIYRDAQYFGDITNNQAEYRALQCALDVALEYTRWRIKIYSDSQIMINQLNKQWRIKDQALKYLYRQTMFASLAFESVEYLHVSRNNPYISEADRLCNSCLDEKLGLGL
- a CDS encoding ComF family protein gives rise to the protein MLSDIITWLFPDSCLSCDSEGELLCLGCQLKLKAHPEICFKCKKPQSPPGYCSSCQINSTLLSLKACYQFDDPTKRLVYAAKYQLNPNAPRLIGQLILDRLTPVFWQDFDLISYIPSSKQKLRLRGSNIVRTISHSLSTSSGLPIIPLLNRVNNYELVGLNRTDRVRAINGSFELVPKMSSANLTGLRVLIIDDVLTSGATLQEAAKTLSRYGLQVSGLVFAHRLD